From the genome of Nicotiana sylvestris chromosome 1, ASM39365v2, whole genome shotgun sequence:
aaaataagtgtccatttatataatcaggaaaaaaattaatttgtttttccaaaattacctttatatacgtatccctaaaaagtcatttactcctcacatttgagaagagaagtaagtGCTACTATAACTCTAGTGCAATATTTAATAAAtggtagtttagtcacactaactattttcgtctagaatttaatatttacttaatgggtgtgcccaaagtaaattggtcacttattgtgaaccgggaGGGAGTAGTGGTCAATATATAAGTCAGTTAACTAGAGTAGTATACAAGCTGTAATGGTAGCGTAAGCTATTTCAAGAGTTATATAATAAAATTGTAATATTTTTCTCACAATTTATAACTATAAAAATGTAAGATTATGCGGCTCTATTCTCCAACATAAAAGTAAGGCGCCCCACTTTTCAACTGTTTTAGATAACAATACATACATGATCAAAATAGACCATCAaattttctatttaaaaaaatagtCCATAGTTTCTCTAATTGGACACTAGTCTTTAGTCATCTCGTGGAACTTCCAACCAAAGCACTTTCCAAAAAAGTCGTAATCTAGTTCTAGAAACACCAATTACATGTACACATCTTTAAAGCTCTCTTGTGGCTCTTAATTATATAATAAAACGAATAATCACCTTTTAAAGAGTCATCATTGTCTGCGCACGTGGGAATTGGATTTATCAAATTTTATCTTTGTTATATTGTTCATTGTACATGGCTTTGCGGGTCTCCCAAGTATCTCTCTAATAGAATCTTCTTAAACCCTAATTTCCTCCTTGCTTCCTATTTTTCAATCAAGACTTATATTTTCCAATCCCTTTTTCTCCTTTTGtcttatcttttccttttttcttcatTATCCCTTTCCAAGAAGCAGCCTTTTTGTACCTAAAATTTTCCCAATCCGTACCTATTTATACCTCTCATCAACAAATTCCATTTCCTACTCACTTCAACTTAATACTTCCTGCTTGCTGAATTTTATAGTTTCCACCTTCCAAATTAGTTATATCACGTGAAATAATTAGTTAGTATATGTAGTACTAGTAGTTTTTAGTACAGAGATATGGATTATATGGGGGTGATGAAGTGCAACAAGGTCAAGAAACAAAGGAGGAGATCAGATGACCATAATTCTAAGAAGTCAAATATCAAAGTTGTGTATATTTCTACTCCCATGAAAGTAAAGACTAGTGCGTCAAGATTTAGGGCACTTGTCCAAGAACTCACCGGGCCAGACTCCGATATAGCGAGAATCATGGAGAGTAATGGAGCAACAGAGTTTGAAGATTATAATGGACGTGACAACAATGAACTTCATGAACTGCTGCCCGCAGCAAAGTCTTCGTCACCATCAGCGTCGCCATCAGCTTCGTCGTCTTTGCTGCAAGCAAAGTCTAATTCATCGTCTTTGAGTTCAGAGTCTAATTATTTTACGGAACCTAATTTTGAGCATTTATTATTTAGCAGCCAGATGGAAGAGCAGTTCCTTGCTTTATTAGAATCTGCTAATTCTGAGATTGACGTTCTTGGAAGCTATGATGCATTATAGAattcttatgtttttttttttccttttaaatgaTTGGATGGACGATAGACTATGTAGAGGTGTATATgtaagtatatataaaaaaattttaCCGGACGGATATTCTTTAGATGGTATGGTATAATTATTTTGAGTTGTTGGGAGGAGATAACTTAGATATTATACTCGTAGACTTTAAAAGGTTGAAAGATTTGGAAACGGAAAAGGGTCAAAAATGCCCCTAATCTATTAGAAATGGCTCAAAAATATCCCTCATCCACCTTTTGGTTCAAAAATGCCACTAACGTTTTCTTTAGTATCAAAATTGCCCCTTGAACTAACGTTTGACTTATTGAATGTGTGGGCCCTTTTTAAAATCCATG
Proteins encoded in this window:
- the LOC104233345 gene encoding sigma factor binding protein 2, chloroplastic-like gives rise to the protein MDYMGVMKCNKVKKQRRRSDDHNSKKSNIKVVYISTPMKVKTSASRFRALVQELTGPDSDIARIMESNGATEFEDYNGRDNNELHELLPAAKSSSPSASPSASSSLLQAKSNSSSLSSESNYFTEPNFEHLLFSSQMEEQFLALLESANSEIDVLGSYDAL